The Pocillopora verrucosa isolate sample1 chromosome 9, ASM3666991v2, whole genome shotgun sequence genome includes the window GGTCATTGTTAAGGCAATTGACAGTAAGTGATTTTACTGTCCAgtaattgaaatgtttccaGTGTGACTTGATGATAACGACTTGATAATAACCGTGAATCAAAATAAGGGAATGTTTGAAGACAATTTAGgtgcacctgaaaataaaataaaatgacaaacaTAGGTTATGTGCGAATATGTAATACGAAACCCAATGAAAAACATTCAATATGCTTGAGGAATCAGAAAACCTGCTCGGTAACCTGACCTAAGTCGCACCTAacaggacagaaaaaaaaggagctTGATACAAAGCGTTCAAATTTCGATCGAGGGTCCATGTTATACCGAAGTCAAGAAACCACACCTCTCATCACACcgaggaaaggaaaaatatctCAGCTAGACTATATAGGCGTACTCAGGCACCCTGACTGCCCAGAAGTGCGTTTGATTGGACGAGAAGGTAGTGCAtattttcttgaccaatcacagagcgaagtatAGCAAAACCGGTCCAATCCGCATTACTTTCGACCCTCAAATCTCAGACGGATGTAAAGTTCAAAGCAACTGCGTCTCTGGGTTTTTTCATCATGATCCCTAGGAAGAAGAAAGATTGAACCTTTGGGGACATAGTAAGGTGAAGAAACTTCTCGAAGgattttgaaaaagttaaagATTCTAATCAAAGGTCATAGTGtccagaaataaaaatatattttatatctCACATATCACAAAACTCAAAGCTCTGTGTGTGACAACCTGAGAGAGGAAAATCGTAGGAAAGTCTGCGGTCTCGACAAAGCCGGTTTCAAAATTAGAGGAGCTAAGACGTTTTAAAAGTTAGGACTGATTTTTCCCTATGTAGATAAATATTCGACTTGATCTGTCAATGCGTATAATCTTTATCATATGACTCGTAAGATCTGGTTTGACTAGAAGAATTAAGGAAACAATAAGATTCGAATAAAGGaaactaaaagaaacaaacaggaAACGAAACACTACTTACTGGAGTTATGGGCCTGAAGGAAACGAAAAACGCGAAATCAACTAACTGAAGGCTCATCGTCCAGACCATAATAAGCAAACTGAACCCAGTACCGCGCGGTAGGGCAAACAAAACGATGTATATTGCGGTCAACACCATACCTTGTTTTTAAATCTGTTATGGgctgaaaaaaaggtttataaCGGgtacatattttgaaaaagctaATTATTTGCTTAAACCTTCTTTGACCGCATCAAAAATGAATGGTTTTTAAAAAGGTCGGTCACGAGTGATTGAGATAGCGAAGGAGGAAGTATTTGTTTGTTAACACGTCAAAATCATTGGAAGAAATACGCTAAATATTGTGCGTATTCCATCAGTTCTGGAAAAATCATCTTTAATGTATGGCGTCTGTGTTGTCAAGAATCAAACGCTTTTAAGTCGAAAGACTTGGTTACAAATCGCCTGATAAATTCTTCTCTTAATTAAAACATGAAACTGAACCTTATAGATTGTGGcgttcttaaaaattttcacgCCATGATGGAGACCATGCCTGTAAACCAACATTATGTTATGGTATCGGGTCAGAAAACAAGAGCAAGACAAATATCCATTTTGGCTTATTTATCTGAAACCCTAAAAGTACACAAAACGGAAGTTGTGAGGACTGAACGTTCCTTCCTGTTAAACAGCAATTAAAATTCCTTTTCCTTTCGATTTTGATTGTGAACCATAGCATCGGTTAAAACACCACTGCACGCTATGGGGATCACTGATCATGATCTTAAgttgaagatgaaaattttgttttcatttcggCAGTGATACCATTTTGTTTATGCGGAAATTTTTCGCCCGAATTGTCGAGCGCGTGAATGAAAGCTGTCAACTGGAACCATAAACTTAGGAAGTATGACCTAATGAAGACGTCAAACATAACCTACCGTGGTTTAACAAGTAATATCCGTTGAAATGAAGCACGAAATGTTAAACATCTCCGCACTGAAACACTCACAGACCTTCCGTTTCGTGAATACAAAATTTCCTTCCAACCTCGTTCCCAAGGGCCTCTCATTTAGCAAGAAGGAGAGCCTGGTAAAGCCGGACCGCAATGCGTACAGATGTCTTCGTCTGCACACCACTCATCGATGGCGGAACATAAAAAGGTATATCGAGGATTCGTCTCTTAGTCCCTGTTTACATTTCCGCTATCCAAAGGCAAAAAGCAGTGAGGGAAGGTGATATCATGAGATGAGAGATGGGAGCCATTCagtataaaataaacaaatcacaGACAAACAATAAAAGACCAAATGATACCATACAGCATCGTCAAATCCTTCTTAGAAACGAATGAAGACAAGTCAACCTCCGAGCAGCCGGATCAAAGAAAGACAATAAGAATTGTAAGACAAACAAATTATTCACCCCAACATTCAAATTGTTATATTTACATTCTAACAACAATTTTACGAACAATATGCTGAGATATTTGCCAGAGTGTTTCACAGGCATATTCCAGATACACAGTATGCTGAATGACCGGTCTAAAGAAGACAACATTAACATAGCTGGTCTAGtatgttaaattataaaattctACGCCTGAATTGTTTATACCACGATCCTAGAGGAACTGCAATGATGAGTAAAAGAGCTGCAGAACTTTGCCCTTTCTGTCCTCTTCAAAAAGGAGCAAACGAATCGCAGAAAATTATTCTTGGCGCACTCTACCCCACCCGACCCCCTCGCCCTCTGCCCCACCCGACCCCCTCGCGCTCTTCCCCACACGACCCCCTCGCCCTCTCCCCCACCCGACCCCCTCGCACTCTGCTAGATGTTGTCTAGCCCTCGCGCATTTCACAATTCCATTTCTCTTCGGTTGTATGCCGAAAAAGTTAAGCTTAAATCTTTAAAGTTCCCGCAAAACTTCATTGTAATCTTCGCCATTTTCCTATTCTCTCTTTTCCCCTTTTCTTATTCcttaataataaattttaaatttaaagtttgttttatcTCTCAACCGCATTAGTAAGAGAGTAGAAGCCTCGTGTTCTTACCTTATCACTGAGTTAGACAGTTTATCCATTATGTCTTCGCGCAAGTTAAGAGAAAACGGGCAAACCTGTAGAGAAAATCAAGCATTAAGCGATCAGTCAGTTCCACTCCACTTGTCAATTTCAATATTTCTGTGCACATTTCAGAGAGAAGGCATTTCACTAATTTGAATCAGCATCATCACCAATCACACAAGGGACTCAACTGTATTCCTATGGACAATACAGTTTACCTCGCAAGTTTTAATCCCggtctgacgaagggccaacgctcgaaacgtcaactttgtAACTatttacggtagccaatttacgttatcaactcagttgataaaactaaattatcccTTAACGATCATAGCACCTTTGTCCAAGAGTTCGCGATTCTTCTGGATACTCAAGAATGATCGCTCTCTCATTATTTCCAAAACTGAGTCGTGCATAATGGTATCCTCATCTGGTGTACAAAATATGGACTTGCTCGCAATCCAGGCAAAACAGAAGTTCTACATTCAACATCGCAGTTTGCAAAGCATCATGGAAAAATTCTTGGACATAATATAAACAATGTAAATATTGCACCTTCACTAACTGTTCGTGATCTGAGAGTCATTATTGATTCGCATCTTCAAATGACAAAACATGTTGACAACATTTGTAATTCTGGTCATCTTGCTTTGAAGAACATTGGTAAGATCAGAAACTACATCAGTCAATCTGACTGCGGGTGTTCGGTGCATACTCTTATTACTTCTGTACGATTCGTTGAATTTACTTACGGTCTATAGCGCCGCTGAGAGTTTTCCTAGGGCGGAGTTTCCCACGCCGTGTGCATTGCTTGAGCGTCGTTTATAGCTTTTTTTTGCCAAGTTTAGTTTATAGCTAAGGGATTTTGAGGCTGTCCTGTAAGAAGTAAAAACTTAAAAACGTTGCTGGCCCCTACAACAGCAGCACCAAAACTATAAAACTCGTGCCTGGCAGCATCTGCTTATCAAATTTCAAGTAACTTCAAAAGTTCAGTTAAAACGtatcttttcaataaaaaacttctttgaactttttttcaagGGCTTAAACAGCAGCACTAAAGCAATCTATTTCGATGCCAAGCAGCATCTGCTTATCAAATacttttattaatttcaaaagCTCAGTTAAAACGTATCTTGACATACATATTTTAGTTTAGTTAAGTTGAATATGCACAGTCGTACACATATGTAATATGTGCATTCCTAACTGATTTTGTGACAAAAGCGTTTTCTTCAGCTTGAGGAGCATTTCGCACCCTGTTCCAGCGACAGAGgagaagtttaaaattttgtttctaatgcattttttttaattgtccgAAGGTTCGTCTGTACTATCATTCgccatttttattttctcttttactttaaaatttgaCCCATGTGCGACTCAGCCAAAATCATCTTGTCCTGTCAAGTGCGTCTCAACCAAAATTCCCGCACTCTTTAAGCAGAGATCCCGACATTGTGTTCATTACTCAAGACATGAGCTGTCCCCTTCGCTATCAGTTTGATTTTCACTGCTTGAACACAATTCACTGCTAAGCCATTCCCCTTTTTCTAGCCTTTGCATATCAGACAAGCGCCTAATGCGCTTCTCGGCAGAATCAAGTTCCAGCTCAAACCCATGTCTGAGGATGAGCACCCTCGCCTCTTCAGCCTTCTCGATAGCCATGGCATTGTTTTGTTCGGAGCAGTATTGATCAGACCGCAAAAGAAGATGCTTTATTCTTGTTCCTAACGCCATTTTACCATCAGCAGTTCTAGATTCAGTAGAATCAAGGTGCGTTTTTGCTTTCATGACGTCTTCTTTGCAGATGTGGGTGTTGTTGTTCGCTACCTCGGAGCAGGGCTTTAGGAGCAGAGCTGCCATTTTGATATTAATGTATTCTCGGTTGATTACAGCGTACTGACATGCCAGCTCATAAGATTTGTACGCGTTAGTTTTTCGGGTGTCCTGAGTAATATTCGCTGCAGGTAAAGAGTCAAGTAGTGCGCCATAACTATAATGCAGTTCTCCTTTATCGTCGTGAGAATCctgaaaatcaagagctttttttgcCTCTTCCACGCATCTCATAGCATTTCCAAATTTTCTCTGACGCTTGTACACCGCCGTCAAAAGATTCAAGGCTCGTCCCGTCAGAATTCCCGGGTTTTTCAATTGCGGTTCCAGTTTAAGTACAAATTTTAGTATTCTTTTGGTACCTTTAAGATTGTTCTGGAAATAAAAGGCCCTTGCGCGCTCAATCTCTAAAATTGCTTCCATGTCAACATCTTTAGGCGACTTCTTTGCCAACTGTTCTCGTATCATTTGCTCATGTGCCTCAAACCTCCCTTCACCTCGTAGATCGTATAGTTTTGTTACAAGTTGGATATGACCGAAAGTATTCATAAATCCGCGCTTTGGAATGACTGGCATTGGAGAATGGACAGAGCTGAGTTGACCTAATATCAAGTCGACTTGGGTGCCTCGACTGTCTTCTTCTATGTCCAGAGTTTTTGTGACTGAGTCGTTTTCTTCATCAGAGGAAGTGAGACAACTCTTGTTACAACATTTACAAGTCTGCACATGACACAGTGTGGCGTTAGAACCATTCTGGATTATGGAAAAACCCGAAACCTTGATACATAGAACTTTCTGAGATTGTCTTATCTCTTGATCCTGATCTGTTGCCATTGCTGCACCTCTCCTATGATGTGATTCACATTTTCCATAGACAATTCGTTCTTCTAGGAGAAGGTGGATCCTTTTGTCATTAGAAAGAGCACTAACTGATTCTCGATTCTGAACTTCTTCGGTGAAAGCTTCAGAAAAACTCTGGTTTAATTCTGTGAGAAAAACTTCACAGGAAAGACTATCCTGAGTAATCATTGTTTAGGCGATTGAAAGTAAGTGAACCAAGAATTGAAACTTTCCTACTGTGGGCAAGACTTGATGATAACCGTGATTCGAAGTAAGTTAACGTTGGAAGACAATTTAGTTccacctgaaaataaaataaaaagtcaaaaaCGGGTGATAAACAATGGACGGATATATAATACGAAATCCaatgaaaaacattcaaaatgCTTGGGTAGTCAGAAAACCCACTCGGTAAACTTACATAAGTCGCACCTAACAGGACAGAAAAAACTGAGCATGATAAAACGCGTTCAAATTTCGATCGAGGGTCCATGTTATACCAAAGTCAAGTAACCACAACTGCCACGAcattgaggaaagaaaaaatacctCAGCTAGACTTTATAGGCGTACTCAGGCACCCTGACTGCCCAGAAATGAGTTTGATTGGACGAAAAGTTAGCGCatgttttcttgaccaatcatagagcgaaGTAGAGCAAAACCAGTCCAATCCGAATTACTTTTGACCCTAAAATTTCATGCGGATGTAAGGTCCGAGCTGGTTGGGTTTAGGAACTTCTCAAAGGactttaaaaagttaaacatttttctcataGGTCAAAGTGTCTGGAAATAGAATCAATAGCAGTTTGGTTCCTGTTGAAAATCTCGCATAGAACAATATTGAAAGCTCTCCGTGTGACaacctgaaagagaaaaatataaggAAAGCGCAAAGTCTCggggaatttttttaaatttgttatggACTTGAGAAAAACTTTAGTACGGAAGCATATTTTAAAAGGCCAATCATTGACTTAAGATGGCTTCTTTGagtatttattcatttattagcGATATTTAAGCAGGCTGGCTCAGCTCAGCTTCAAGCTTGTTTAGATGGGGGCCTGCTTAGGACATATTAAGTAAAACAAAGTGTACAtagaaatacaaaatacaaaaggaGCCGAcaacacaaattacaatttacacGCAAGATATACAAAATACATTAGGCTAAAAAGTACATTACATCAGTTACTGAAATGAAGTTTGAGAAGTTTCTTGAAATTAGTTAGAGAAGTTATGTGTCGTAGTTTACTAGTCAGAGTATTCCAAACCTTTGCACCTTTGTAGCAAAAGGAACCTTGATATTTGGATGGTTTTGGCCAGGGGTAATCGTAAAAGGTCTCTGTATCAAGTATTGTAAACTTCCTTTTAGAGCGAGAGTTACGAGAGGAAACCTAGTTAATTTATctcaaagttttccctcaaGATATTTGCTAGTTCGGCTAACGATATAAAAAAGTGTTTTGCTATGGGTATCTTTTTTAGACTTAAGAAGTTACCTTGGCAACATTATTTCGAATGACAGGCAGAGGTATTCCAATTTTTGGCCTAGATACCTCGgtatctttattttttcatggtTCTATGTCTTCATTCTTTGTTACATTATAGAAATGATATTGATTGACCTTTGGAAAAGGTAAAACTCAAGGTTGTTCGGACAGTTTTGCAATGTTCTctcatttgtcatttttctaAGAGTATACTGTATGTGGTTACGACTAGGCCAATAAACCCCACTAGAAAGACTCCCTCTTCCTTACTCTCAAAACATTAAGCCATAAAATAACACTGCGCTAAGATCaatatctgagcatgcgtaaactttAGAATCTGTTGCTGACTCTGTTGCCGATTCTGTTGCCGTTTCGCAATCTTTCTCTCGGTGTTTCCTTTCTGTTTACCTCTTTTTCAGGTGTAGAGGGCCAATGAATATCGTGGGTATGGTTACTAAAAACTCTTGAGACCATTAGataaaaactgtattgtttTGAACTCTTTTAATACACCTTTTTAGATAACAATCGTGCGATGGCATCGCCATATTTGTTCACAGGCGGCGCAAGCTTTAGCTATGAGAcaatcatcttgcgaaataagagtcacggcgaaattataagagtttgtatggaaatatttacgacCGTTCTTAGGAGTAAAATAATACAATcaatttctcaataaaaatacctcaactTACTTCCACAatgcatcgcttgttatctgacagCTTATtatgatgaaaagaacccatttccAAATTTGATTAGCGAGTTATTTAGTTTTAGGTTTACTAGGCACAGAAGAGGGTCTCTCTTGGGCCACGTGTGGTTTATTTTGCATGTTAACATTTTTTGTTCGCGTCCAGAACTCGCGCGGTTCAAAACCATAATGAGCCTAATATAGAGCCTTTGAGCCTATGACGGCTATGACTCAGTGGTCGAAAATGAAaggttgaaatgaaaaatgaatgtaGGTCATCAGAGGTTGAAGAAAATATGCTCCATTCTCTGCGTGCTCCTCcaattatgacaaaattttcatgtttatcGTGTCTGTGTTGTCAAGAGTCGATCACTATCTAGTCGAAAGACTTGGTCACAAATCGCCTAATTAATTcatcagggtaatttagtgttatcaactgagttgaaaacgtaacttGGCCACCGTCAAGAGTTTTAAGGCTGGcttttcaagcgttagcccttcgtcagagcgattgacggagggctaacgctcgaaacattagcctttaaactctttacggggGCCGATTTACGTTTTGAACTCAGgtgataacactaaattaccctgttctaatctcccaccgacgtagcaccacagtatctttagaaacttattaaTTAAGTCATCCCTTAATTAAAAAACGAAACGAAGCCTTATAGATTGTGGCGGTCTTGGAAGTTTTCACGTCATGATGGAGATCATGCCTGTAAAACTTCTTGATGTCATGATAtcgagaaataaaaaaatccattttagCCTTTATCTGTTGCCTTTAAAGGTATACATAACGGAAGTTATGGAAACTGAAAATCCGCCCTGGTAATAAGCAATAAATCGCCATGTTCTTCTCGAATTACATGTCAAATTTAAGTATCGGTGGAAATGTCTGTAAAATTTAAGGAATAACTATGGCAACATGATCTAAAGATGAAGataacagttttgttttcatgtcaaCAGTGATGTTATTTTTTCTATGGGATAAGTCATTCGCTCGTACTCGAACTCAGTGGTATGAAGCTTACCGTCGAGTATGTGAATAAAAGCTGTCAACTGGACCTTAAAACTCCGACAATGTGGACCAAAGATGTATGACCTAATGAATACGTAAATCATAACCTACCGTGGTTTAACAGGTACATGTAATGCCCGTTTAACTGAGACCCAAAATGTAAAACATCCTTCTGAGTAAAACTTAAAGACCTTCTGCTTCGTCAAGACGATGCTTCCATTCAACCTCGTTCTCAGGGAACTCACTTTCAGGAAAATCAAGGGGCCTGGGCCTAAAAGAGCTTGAAGTTCGCCGTCAAATACGCAAAGCTCGAGTTCAATGCGTACATATGATGTGTGGCGCTCGTTAGCTGTGGAACGTCCTTATCTTTAATCTCCTCTATCAAAAGACAAACGGCATTGAGGATTGGCGATGCCATGAACATTGCGGTGTATACTGAAATGGGAGCTATTCATCATAAACTCCCAAACAAATAAGCAACGAAACGATGCAATAAATGCGTACAGTGTCATCAAATTCTTCTTAAGAACGACTGAAAACGAGTCAACAAGTCTATACCGGCCGAAACAAAGACGGAAAGGAGAAAGTGTCATGTAAAATAGAATTCTTTATTTCTAAACTCGAATTGTTGTATTTACAAGCTAACAACAATTTTGCCATCAGTGTGCTGAGGTAGTTGCCGCAGGGTCTCACAGGCATCTTCCAGTGACACAGTATGGTGAATGACCGGTCTAAAGAAGAAATATTGCTGGTCTAGTATGATAAGTTATGAAAGTCTGAGTCTAATTGTCGTTCAAATCACGATCTTAGAAGAACTGCAACTATGAGCAAAAGAGCTGCAGAACTTTGGTCTTCGTGCACTCTTCCCCAACCGACCCCTACTCAAATGTGACACTTCCTCTGTGGCACTGTTCACGTACCAGAAGTTTACATCGCACTGAGTGCATTTCGACATCAAAAGAGAGAACCAGATCTCTGAGACCGATCTTGGAGTAATTACAGCTATGTTATCTAGATCCCGTGCATTTCATACATCTATCGTTGTATGCTAAAAACGTCAGGCGCAAACGTTCATTTTCCCCTTGTCTCCGTTTATCTTCTccatagcaggtaatttagtgttaacaactgagttgaaaacgtacattggccgccgtaaaggataaaaaaaagctgacgtttcgagcgttagcccttcgtcaatcgttCTGACgactatactctcccaccgacgcagcaccatagtttctttagaaacttacccccctaAATTCATTTATCTCCTCCataattctttttctcttttttcccttcCCTTAAACTTAGATTCGTGagaaactgatgttagggtgtaaagggttagagGGTACGTAGGTATCTTCCTTGTTGACCTAAGGAAAGGACCAGGGAACCTTTTTTGAGCAATCACTCAACCATTTCCTAATGGTGATTGTCAACTGATAaaaacaggtttgactgtaaCAAGGTAAAGCATCTAAGAATCAGGAGGGTCCAACTGGATGTAAGAGAAGGGGTAGTaatatttcacaaattattAAACACatagaaaataaaaagcagAGAATACCTTATCATGTCCATTTTAGTAAGAATGCTagaaaagtttataaattataaattatctCATGACTAATAATCTTCTTCCCAGGCAACAATCAGCTTGTAGATGTCTCTATAGTGTTAAAATAGATCTCTAGCGTGTGTTCAATGATATACTGGCTGCCATCGATAATCACCAGGATGTGGTACTTGATTATTGGGTTTCAGTATCATCAGCCTTTGATACCATAGATCATACGCTGTTTTTAAAGAGATTTCAACATCGTTATGAAATTGGTAAGTCCGCTCCTCAATGATTCAGCTCCTTATCTTCGTGATCGTACGTAGTCAGACGAAGTTAAAGATGTGTCATCATCGTCTGAAGAAAAAGTGCTCTATGGTGTGCCTTAGGGGTCAGTACTGGGGCTTCTACTGTTTGCAATGATTTTTGCACCTATAGAGGATGTcattagtagtagtagtagtacgTTCACGCAAGTGAGGGAGATTTAATAGGCTATTTGTAAATAAAGCAATTAAATGGACTTTTTTTCGGCCTCTCGGATGTCACGTGTACAGTCACGTCACATTACTTTGTATTGTTTGAGTATGACTGTGCCTTATATCATTAAAAGGTAATTATCGATATCAGAAGTTTTTCTTCCTTAACAACCTATGATACAGCCATACACAATAGTTACCCTGTTGAGCCTCGCTTTCATGTTGACTAGTAAATGGAACAAAAATGGTAACTATTTCGTTGTTTCAGGCTAAACAAGCTAGAATTTAGCTAGAACTGTGTAAAGTAAGCAAATAGCAGAATATCAATTGATAATCTTTAAATGTGTGACAGTTGAGACGCTTAAATCTGCTCTTTCAGTTGTTAAAGGCCATTTTTGGTCTCTCCTTGTCACGTGTTCGGTCACGTGACCTAATTTTGCATACTCTGATTGGGATTCATATTATAAAGATGTAACGTGCACTAATAAACGTTACATTTAGGCAGTATTAGTGGTTAAACGACTGAGCCTCGTTTCCGCGAATTTAGGGGGTTTCGCATGAAAACACCCCCTTAACACAGAACCTATACCACAATTCAACTCTACAAACTAAATGATATTAATCAGCAGGTCTTATTCTATAAAAATCCGCTATCAAACCTTTTCTGACCCGATCATTGTACAAAACCCTCATTTTGAGGTCTTGGCTTCCGGACTATTTTGAAAGTGTCAAAACTCAGACTGTTCTGTGTCTTGGCTTGTGAATTGTGGCCATTGTGGGATAACTGGAAATTATTCTATATCAACTCAACAGCAGTTCGATCTGGAATTACCCTTGTTCCTTCGCTCTAATGATAAACACAAGCGAGTAAATGTGTTTtagaacaattaaaaattaatttttaacatttctgtTGACCGTAACAGAAACCAAGATATTAAccgtaaaatggccaatattttaatcaaaattccCGCACTCTTTAAGTAGTGATCTCGACATTGTGTTCACTACTCAAGAGATGAGCTGTCCCCTTCTCTATCAGTTTGATCTTCACTGCTTGAACACGATTCACTGCTGAGCCATTCTCCTTTTTCTAGCCCTTGCATATCAGACAAGCGCCTAATGCGCTTCTCGGCAGAATCAAGTTCCAGCTCAAACCTATGTGCGAGGATGAGCCCCATCGCTTCTTCAGCCTTCTCGACAGCCATAGCAATGTTTTGTTCAAAGTAGTGCTGATCAGATCGCAAAAGAAGATACTTTATTCTTGTCCCTAATCCGATGTTACCATCAGCCGTTCTAGATTCAGTTAAATCAAGGTGCCTTTTTGCTTTCATAACGTCCTCTTTGCAGATGTCGGTGTCGTTGTTCGCTACCTTGAAGCAGTGCTTTAGGAGCAGATCTGCCATTTTGGTGTTGATGTATCCATTGTTGTTTACAGAGTACTGACATGCCCGCTGATAAGACTTGTACGCTTCAGTTTTTCGGGTGTCCCGAGCACTGTTCGGTGCAGGTAAAGAGTCAAGCAGTGCGCCACGAGTGTAACACAGTTCTCCTTTATCGTCGTGAGAATCCTGAAGGTCAAGAGCTTTTTGTGCCTTTTCCACGCATCGCATAGCATTTCCAAATTTTCTCTGACGCTTGTACACCGCCGTCAAAAGATTCAAGGCTCGTCCCGTCAGAATTCCCGGGTTTTTCATCTCCAGTTCCCGTTTAAGTACAGATTTTAGTATTGTTTTGGTACCTTTAAGATTATTCTGGAAATAAAAGGCCTTTGCGCGCTCAATCTCTAAAATTGCTTTCATGTCAACATCTTCAGGCGACCTTCTTGCCAACTCTTCTTGTATTATTCGTTCATGTGCCTCAAACGTCCCGTTATCTTGTAGATCGTGTAGCTTTGTCATGAGTGAGATATAACGGGAATTATTCATACATCCGCGCTTTGGAATGACTGGCATTGGAGAATGGACAGAGCTGAGTTGAACCAATATTAAGTCGACTTGGATGCCTTGACTGTCTTCTTCTATGTCCAGGGGTTTTATGAC containing:
- the LOC131780723 gene encoding uncharacterized protein; this translates as MITQDSLSCEVFLTELNQSFSEAFTEEVQNRESVSALSNDKRIHLLLEERIVYGKCESHHRRGAAMATDQDQEIRQSQKVLCIKVSGFSIIQNGSNATLCHVQTCKCCNKSCLTSSDEENDSVTKTLDIEEDSRGTQVDLILGQLSSVHSPMPVIPKRGFMNTFGHIQLVTKLYDLRGEGRFEAHEQMIREQLAKKSPKDVDMEAILEIERARAFYFQNNLKGTKRILKFVLKLEPQLKNPGILTGRALNLLTAVYKRQRKFGNAMRCVEEAKKALDFQDSHDDKGELHYSYGALLDSLPAANITQDTRKTNAYKSYELACQYAVINREYINIKMAALLLKPCSEVANNNTHICKEDVMKAKTHLDSTESRTADGKMALGTRIKHLLLRSDQYCSEQNNAMAIEKAEEARVLILRHGFELELDSAEKRIRRLSDMQRLEKGEWLSSELCSSSENQTDSEGDSSCLE
- the LOC131780025 gene encoding uncharacterized protein; this translates as MTTQDSLSCEVFLVELVEDVPEAYTDEVQTREPVTGGIVHGKFKSHHRKHAAKATDQDQEMRRSQSVLSIKASGFPIIQNGSNNTLCHVQTCKCRNKSCLTSSDEENDSVIKPLDIEEDSQGIQVDLILVQLSSVHSPMPVIPKRGCMNNSRYISLMTKLHDLQDNGTFEAHERIIQEELARRSPEDVDMKAILEIERAKAFYFQNNLKGTKTILKSVLKRELEMKNPGILTGRALNLLTAVYKRQRKFGNAMRCVEKAQKALDLQDSHDDKGELCYTRGALLDSLPAPNSARDTRKTEAYKSYQRACQYSVNNNGYINTKMADLLLKHCFKVANNDTDICKEDVMKAKRHLDLTESRTADGNIGLGTRIKYLLLRSDQHYFEQNIAMAVEKAEEAMGLILAHRFELELDSAEKRIRRLSDMQGLEKGEWLSSESCSSSEDQTDREGDSSSLE